A portion of the Homalodisca vitripennis isolate AUS2020 chromosome 2, UT_GWSS_2.1, whole genome shotgun sequence genome contains these proteins:
- the LOC124355794 gene encoding uncharacterized protein LOC124355794, giving the protein MLKNFLILEIRINRFNRHRIWFQQDGATAHKANVVINFLRSKFRGRVISRFGDIAWPPRSPDLSICDFFLWGLLKFRVYTNKPRTLDELKETIRQEIANLSPEMLGKVFDNFSARLEECIAKDGHHLKDVIFKS; this is encoded by the coding sequence atgttgaaaaacttcCTGATCCTCGAAATACGCATAAATCGCTTCAACCGCCACAGAAtatggttccagcaggatggggcAACTGCCCACAAAGCCAATGTGGTAATAAACTTCTTAAGAAGCAAGTTTCGTGGCCGAGTCATCTCGCGTTTCGGGGACATTGCGTGGCCACCTCGCTCCCCGGATCTCAGCATCTGTGACTTCTTCTTGTGGGGACTGCTAAAATttagagtatacacaaacaaaccccgcACATTGGATGAACTGAAGGAAACTATACGCCAAGAAATAGCCAACCTCTCTCCTGAAATGTTAGGGAAAGTGTTTGACAATTTCAGTGCAAGATTGGAAGAATGCATCGCCAAAGACGGACATCATTTGAAAGACgttatattcaaatcttaa